In Mycolicibacterium alvei, a single window of DNA contains:
- a CDS encoding ROK family protein has translation MALTIALDIGGTKIAVGLVDAEGRLVHRGQLPTPDGDAETVWAVVEKLLGETMRAADGAATGVGVASAGPIDLPNGTVSPINIAQWRHFPIVERVAGATRLPVRLGGDGLCMALGEQWCGAGRGAQFLLGMVVSTGVGGGLVLDGVPYDGRTGNAGHVGHVVVAPDGGDRCACGGQGCVETIASGPSMVRWARQQGWDGTDAKALGEAATRGDGPAVKAFQRGARAVAATIASVGAVCDLDLVVIGGGVAKSGALLFDPLRAALADYTGLEFLRGLRVVPAELGGDAGLVGAAALARA, from the coding sequence ATGGCACTGACGATCGCGCTCGATATCGGCGGCACCAAGATCGCGGTCGGCCTCGTCGACGCCGAGGGGCGACTGGTGCATCGCGGCCAACTGCCCACCCCGGACGGTGACGCCGAGACGGTGTGGGCCGTCGTGGAGAAGCTGCTCGGCGAGACCATGCGGGCCGCGGACGGTGCCGCCACCGGCGTCGGCGTCGCCTCCGCCGGACCGATCGATCTGCCCAACGGCACGGTCAGCCCGATCAATATCGCCCAGTGGCGACACTTCCCGATCGTCGAGCGGGTCGCCGGCGCCACCCGGTTGCCGGTCCGGCTCGGTGGCGACGGGCTGTGCATGGCGCTCGGCGAGCAGTGGTGCGGTGCGGGCCGGGGCGCGCAGTTCCTGCTCGGCATGGTGGTGTCGACCGGGGTCGGCGGTGGTCTGGTGCTCGACGGCGTGCCGTATGACGGTCGCACCGGCAATGCCGGGCACGTCGGCCATGTCGTCGTCGCCCCCGACGGCGGTGACCGGTGTGCGTGCGGCGGGCAGGGTTGCGTCGAGACCATCGCATCCGGCCCCAGCATGGTGCGGTGGGCCCGGCAGCAGGGGTGGGACGGCACCGACGCCAAGGCGCTGGGTGAGGCCGCGACCCGAGGAGACGGTCCGGCCGTCAAGGCATTTCAGCGCGGCGCGCGGGCGGTGGCGGCGACGATCGCCTCGGTGGGCGCGGTGTGCGACCTGGATCTGGTGGTGATCGGCGGGGGAGTGGCCAAGTCCGGGGCATTGCTGTTCGATCCGCTGCGCGCGGCGCTCGCCGACTACACCGGGCTGGAGTTCCTGCGGGGGCTGCGGGTCGTCCCGGCCGAGCTCGGTGGGGATGCCGGCCTGGTGGGTGCGGCGGCCCTGGCGCGGGCCTGA
- a CDS encoding ABC transporter ATP-binding protein, which produces MGVQIDVTGLSKSFGSSKIWEDVTLTVPEGEVSVLLGPSGTGKSVFLKSLIGLLRPERGSIVIDGTNILECSAKELYEIRTLFGVLFQDGALFGSMNIYDNTAFPLREHTKKSESEIRNIVMEKLDLVGMPNDGHKFPGEISGGMRKRAGLARALVLDPKIILCDEPDSGLDPVRTAYLSQLLIDINAQIDATVLIVTHNINIARTVPDNIGMLFRKQLVMFGPREVLLTSEEPVVKQFLNGRRIGPIGMSEEKDEATAAAEQAMMDAGQHDGGVEEIEGVPPQLMATPGMPERKAVARRQARVREILHTLPPAAQAAILDDLEGTHKYAAHEFGDEPTSRHQRPVMDDDPTGVIEVPHQS; this is translated from the coding sequence ATGGGCGTCCAGATCGATGTGACGGGACTCAGCAAATCTTTTGGATCGTCAAAGATTTGGGAAGATGTCACGTTGACCGTTCCCGAGGGCGAGGTCAGCGTGCTGCTGGGCCCGTCGGGTACCGGAAAGTCAGTGTTCCTGAAGTCCCTGATCGGCCTGCTGCGCCCGGAGCGTGGCTCGATCGTCATCGACGGCACCAACATCCTTGAGTGTTCGGCCAAGGAGCTCTACGAGATCCGCACCCTGTTCGGTGTGCTGTTCCAGGACGGCGCGCTGTTCGGCTCGATGAACATCTATGACAACACCGCCTTCCCGTTGCGTGAGCACACGAAGAAGAGCGAGAGCGAGATCCGCAACATCGTCATGGAGAAGCTCGACCTGGTGGGTATGCCCAATGACGGGCACAAGTTCCCCGGTGAGATCTCCGGCGGTATGCGCAAGCGCGCCGGCCTGGCTCGGGCCCTGGTGCTCGACCCGAAGATCATCCTGTGTGACGAGCCGGACTCGGGTCTGGACCCGGTGCGTACCGCGTACCTGTCCCAGCTGCTGATCGACATCAACGCGCAGATCGACGCCACGGTGCTGATCGTGACGCACAACATCAACATCGCCCGGACCGTGCCGGACAACATCGGCATGTTGTTCCGCAAGCAGCTGGTCATGTTCGGCCCCCGCGAGGTGCTGCTGACCAGCGAGGAGCCTGTCGTCAAGCAGTTCCTCAACGGTCGCCGGATCGGGCCGATCGGTATGTCCGAGGAGAAGGACGAGGCCACCGCGGCTGCCGAGCAGGCCATGATGGACGCCGGCCAGCACGACGGCGGTGTCGAAGAGATCGAGGGTGTGCCGCCGCAGTTGATGGCGACCCCGGGTATGCCCGAACGCAAGGCTGTGGCCCGCCGCCAGGCCCGGGTGCGCGAGATCCTGCACACGCTGCCGCCGGCCGCGCAGGCCGCGATCCTCGACGATCTGGAGGGCACGCACAAGTACGCGGCCCACGAGTTCGGCGATGAGCCCACCTCGCGCCACCAGCGCCCCGTGATGGACGACGACCCGACCGGGGTCATCGAGGTTCCTCACCAGAGCTGA
- the rplJ gene encoding 50S ribosomal protein L10, with protein sequence MAKADKATAVADIAEQFKASTATVVTEYRGLTVASMAELRRSLGDSATYTVAKNTLVKLAASEAGIEGLDELFAGPTAIAFVQGEPVDAAKAIKKFAKDNKALVIKGGYMDGKALSVSEVEKIADLESREVLLAKLAGAMKGNLSKAAGLFNAPASQVACLAAALQEKKAAEEAA encoded by the coding sequence ATGGCCAAGGCTGACAAAGCCACGGCGGTTGCCGACATTGCTGAGCAGTTCAAGGCGTCGACGGCCACCGTCGTCACCGAGTACCGCGGGCTGACTGTGGCGAGCATGGCTGAGCTGCGTCGTTCACTCGGCGACTCCGCCACGTACACCGTCGCCAAGAACACTCTGGTGAAGCTCGCTGCGTCTGAAGCAGGCATTGAAGGCCTCGACGAGCTGTTCGCCGGTCCCACGGCGATCGCGTTCGTCCAGGGTGAGCCCGTTGACGCCGCCAAGGCGATCAAGAAGTTCGCCAAGGACAACAAGGCGCTCGTCATCAAGGGCGGCTACATGGACGGCAAGGCGCTGTCCGTGTCCGAGGTCGAGAAGATCGCCGACCTCGAGTCGCGCGAGGTTCTGCTCGCCAAGCTGGCAGGTGCCATGAAGGGCAACCTGTCCAAGGCTGCAGGCCTGTTCAACGCACCTGCTTCTCAGGTGGCCTGCCTCGCCGCGGCGCTGCAGGAGAAGAAGGCCGCCGAAGAGGCCGCGTAG
- a CDS encoding DUF7158 domain-containing protein, whose amino-acid sequence MNPVTCAARVAGKPVSIKEIDEREAALRAGNRASALPRPGTSEGRQLRRWLTQLAVAERVVTDEAAARGLSGHDAPGPDEVLPDTAARLEIGSVAAATLGTPPARAVFAAVTAAVEVSDVEVAAYHARNPLRFASTGSGPHGWRGRPVAPSLDQVHHRIAAYLRAAARRQAFRLWLDAQCAALVELAPGYEHPGDPRQPDNTHKH is encoded by the coding sequence ATGAACCCGGTGACCTGTGCGGCACGGGTGGCCGGAAAACCGGTGTCGATCAAGGAGATCGACGAGCGGGAGGCCGCCCTGCGGGCGGGAAACCGGGCCTCGGCGCTGCCACGACCCGGGACCAGCGAAGGACGTCAGTTGCGCCGCTGGCTCACCCAGTTGGCGGTCGCCGAACGGGTGGTCACCGACGAAGCCGCCGCGCGCGGCCTGTCCGGCCACGACGCGCCCGGTCCCGATGAGGTGCTGCCCGATACCGCGGCCCGGCTGGAGATCGGCAGCGTCGCCGCCGCCACGTTGGGTACCCCGCCGGCCCGTGCGGTGTTCGCGGCGGTGACTGCTGCGGTGGAGGTTTCCGATGTCGAGGTGGCGGCCTACCACGCACGCAATCCACTGCGATTCGCCTCGACGGGCAGCGGCCCGCACGGTTGGCGCGGCCGGCCCGTCGCCCCGTCGTTGGATCAGGTGCACCACCGGATCGCCGCGTACCTACGGGCGGCCGCGCGCAGGCAGGCGTTCCGGCTGTGGCTCGACGCGCAGTGCGCGGCCCTGGTGGAACTGGCGCCGGGGTACGAGCATCCCGGGGATCCTCGTCAACCGGACAACACCCACAAGCACTAG
- the rplL gene encoding 50S ribosomal protein L7/L12 yields MAKLSTDELLDAFKEMTLLELSEFVKQFEEVFEVTAAAPVAVAAAGGAPAAAEAAEEQSEFDVILEGAGEKKIGVIKVVREIVSGLGLKEAKDLVDGAPKPLLEKVTKEAAEDAKSKLEAAGASVTVK; encoded by the coding sequence ATGGCCAAGCTGTCCACCGACGAACTGCTCGACGCGTTCAAGGAAATGACCCTGCTGGAGCTCTCTGAGTTCGTGAAGCAGTTCGAAGAGGTCTTCGAGGTCACCGCCGCGGCTCCGGTCGCCGTTGCCGCCGCCGGTGGCGCCCCCGCCGCCGCCGAGGCCGCCGAGGAGCAGTCGGAGTTCGACGTCATCCTCGAGGGTGCCGGCGAGAAGAAGATCGGCGTCATCAAGGTCGTCCGCGAGATCGTCTCCGGCCTGGGCCTGAAGGAAGCCAAGGATCTGGTCGACGGCGCTCCCAAGCCGTTGCTGGAGAAGGTCACCAAGGAGGCCGCCGAGGACGCCAAGAGCAAGCTCGAGGCTGCCGGCGCCAGCGTCACCGTCAAGTAG
- a CDS encoding winged helix-turn-helix transcriptional regulator has product MAVSKKEIGDCPIDATLSVIDGRWKGTILWRLADGPMRTAELRRSIPDITERMLIRHLHDLVDAGIIDRHDAGTVPPCVHYSISAYGRTLEPVLAALCEWGRTHMEIQKQQKRQARARAAAPTRPASPPSSAGTTRSPRRNSSPV; this is encoded by the coding sequence ATGGCGGTTTCCAAGAAAGAGATCGGCGATTGCCCGATCGACGCAACCTTGTCGGTCATCGACGGGCGCTGGAAGGGCACGATCCTGTGGCGGCTGGCCGACGGACCGATGCGCACCGCCGAACTGCGCCGCAGCATTCCCGACATCACCGAGCGGATGCTGATCCGGCATCTGCACGATCTGGTCGACGCCGGGATCATCGATCGCCATGACGCGGGGACCGTGCCGCCGTGCGTGCACTATTCGATCTCCGCCTACGGCAGAACGCTGGAACCGGTCCTGGCCGCGTTGTGCGAATGGGGCCGCACCCACATGGAGATCCAGAAACAACAGAAGCGTCAGGCCCGCGCCAGGGCCGCCGCACCCACCAGGCCGGCATCCCCACCGAGCTCGGCCGGGACGACCCGCAGCCCCCGCAGGAACTCCAGCCCGGTGTAG
- a CDS encoding DUF1772 domain-containing protein, translating to MEEIVQILAVVVTGPLLGVEFGVAAFTNPILQRLPDEAYRQARGTGSRILGTAMPFWYIGAMALLIAAAVWSPGPVLLTAVVLMALVMLLSLTTLVPINNRVAAGFGGGEDPDQFPELVRRWDRLHWLRVGLLAAAFVLLVVAGAH from the coding sequence ATGGAAGAAATCGTGCAGATTCTCGCCGTCGTCGTCACCGGGCCGCTGCTGGGCGTCGAGTTCGGCGTCGCCGCATTCACCAACCCGATCCTGCAGCGGCTCCCCGACGAGGCCTACCGCCAGGCCCGCGGCACCGGCAGCCGGATTCTCGGAACGGCGATGCCGTTCTGGTACATCGGCGCGATGGCGTTGCTGATCGCCGCCGCGGTATGGAGCCCGGGGCCGGTGCTCCTCACCGCAGTGGTGCTCATGGCCCTGGTCATGCTGCTGTCCCTGACCACGCTGGTGCCGATCAACAACCGCGTCGCAGCCGGATTCGGCGGTGGTGAAGACCCCGATCAGTTCCCTGAACTGGTCCGACGCTGGGACCGGCTGCACTGGCTGCGGGTCGGCCTGCTGGCGGCGGCGTTCGTGCTGCTGGTGGTGGCCGGCGCACACTGA